One Scomber scombrus chromosome 23, fScoSco1.1, whole genome shotgun sequence genomic window, atgtgtcaattgcatattgcaaaaaaaagtgtgttacACATTAGTTCCTTACGCAGTGTTGCCCACTCTGTGTTTCCAACTGCATGTGGTCTGTTTCTATTTACCAGGTTTGACACTTTTTTGTATCtagtctttaaaaatgttgtctaTTTTACTGATTGCAGCTAATCAAATTTCCCTTTTCAGTCAAAACCAATAATCATTTATGGCAAATTCTAGTATGTCACATGAAAAAGCTACATAAGCGTTTCGCAATTGTAAATGAAACTGGTTCTAAGTCTAAGATTAAACCATGGAGGTCACACCTTTATTCTGTtgacaattacaaaaaaaaaaaatctactaaaaagttaaaatgttggATAAATGAGGCAagatttttaattacttttatgaaCTTTTTTGAAAGAATAACTTTGGATTTATGTTTCTTCAAAGTCAACGGCTGCTTCATTTATCTGTGTAATTACGTCACCTTCTTGGTATTTGTTATTCACTTTTAGCAACTCAGAGATACAGCAGGCGAGAATATAGAAATGGTGCTGCAATTTGCTAAAAAATATAGGAATATATATGAATCTGTTACAATGCAACAGCTCATATTGTCTGAACTGTAAGAGAAACTAGTTTGCACACCAATACTGAACCATGAAGGGAAAACTGTTTTCTACTGACAATGGTACAACTAATGATGAGGTCAGAAGGACAAATATATGCACTGCCAATCAGTCTCCATTTTCTGTTAAATTTAcaggtatttaaaaaatattgttttaggacattttacagaaatgcTGCTGCAATCTTGTTTATTGATTAATATCTTtactttttggtattttaaaaaaagaaaaaagctttcattgttaaagcgatggttcggcgtaatttcgacctagcgtcatatgcaccatgaggtctatctaatcaccggctcagcccttttttttttttcttttttttttcaacgatgtttacagctttagcattagcagcagagtaaaagtcatcaggtaagtgttattttaataaactcctggtgtacttacaaactttccaatgcaagtatttatgagtaaagaccctatttgtactactgtagaagtttgataacaacccaggcattattagtggagtaattgacgagatacactggtgggtccaTTAGCGcttgtactaagccattcggctgatggctctaactccactattttgcgaccaaatgaaaaaaaaggggctGAGGCTgtgatagacctcatggtgcatatgacgctaggtcgaaattacgccgaaccatcgctttaagtacCCACCCAATGTATTTTGAATGATCTATTTCTAAACAGTTTACACTTTGAGCATTATATACCTGTtttaaacaataacacaaataattGCCAGCAAAATTAATATAGAATTAAAGTTCCTGTAAAAAGTGTTACCCATttaatcctctttttttctgacctCAGAACTCCAGAATGGTTTGCCTCAAAGATGGACTCATCCTTAAGTCTCAGCTCAGTCACACTGTGATCCTCCTTCTACTGACAAACTCTTGTAGAGGTAACTTTCACAAAACTCAGCTTTTACTACAATGCTCTACGGCAGTGAAATAATTCTGCTAACATGAGTTAGCTCTGATAGCAGGATTTAAAACCTGATATTTGTATTTCCAGGTCAGTCTCAGGAGGTTGGACCATCTCATCAGATTGTAGCATTTCTGGGTGATGATATTATCTTGCCATGCAAGCCTGAACCTGCCGTGGACTCTGTTTCCAATAGTCTGGAATGGGGAAGACGTGACCTGGATCCCAGATTTGTCCATGTCAGGTATAATGGTGGAGACATTTTGGATGGCCAAAACCCATCCTACAAAGGAAGAACGTCAATGCCCATTGAGAAATTGAAGCATGGAGACCTTTCACTCACACTTTCTGATGTGAAATTCTCTGATAATGGAACATATCGATGCTACATTCCGTCAGAGGGCACACAATCTACTGTTCAGCTTGTTGTTGGTAAGTGggcataatcataataattttaCATGTTATATGTTCATATTGCTGCCACATTTTCAATGTATGTGAGTAGAGATACAGACCTACATGTTAAAGTAACAGAGAGAAGACTATCCCTAGTGCATGAGTTTACATATTTAGGCATCATAGAAGATTCAGTACTCGCATTCCACGCAGAAGTTAAAGTTGTGAACACAATAATATTCAATTTGACAAATTAACACAATTTTAGACACATTAACTACCAAGGCCTCAAAGTTGTACATCAATACCATAATTCTGTGTACAGAGGACCAGAGTATATCGAGGATGTTATTATTCTCTTACACCTCTCGATCAGAATCTTTGCCCATTCTTCATGTGCAAAAGCCTCTAGCTCAGTGATGTTTGATGGCTTCAGTGCTGAAACTGCCTTCTTTAAATCCCACCAAAGATTTTCAATCATATTTAAATCTGGGGACTGAGAAGGCCACTCCAGGACGTTCCATGATCTATTAAGTATTTTGAtcgattgacagccctaatatctatctatctatctatctatctatctatctatctatctatctatctatctatctatctatctatctatctatctatctatctatctatctatctatctatctatctatctatctatctatctatctatctatctatctatctatctatctatctatatactAACATGATGAGTGCCAAACTTATCGTGCATAGATGGCATCTAGAGTTTTATCTGCATTGCAGATTTGTGAATTTCTACTCTCTCTCATCATCAGGTTCTGTCTCCTCACCTGTAATAGCAGAGATAAACATAAACACCAGCGCagtggtgttacagtgtgagtCTAAAGGCTGGTATCCAGAGCCTGATGTTCTCTGGCTGGATAGTGAGGgaaacctcctctctgctggacCTACAGAGACAGTCAGAGGTCCTGATGGTCTCTAtactgtcagcagcagagtgactgtGGAGAAGAGACACAGCAACAGAATCATCTGTAGAGTCCAACAGAACAACATCAACCAGACCAGAGAGACACACATCGACATTTCaggtgtcttttttattttatcactaaTATGCTCTCCTTTATGCACTTAAATGTTTCAAATActaatgtttcctttttatttattatcattttagcTGACTGCCTCATGATACCATCAAGTTTTGCTGCTCGTATCATCATTGTCCTCACTGCTTGCCTCATCTGGTCTCTTCcatctgtgtttgttgtgtggaAATGTTACAAAACTGGTAAGACAGAAATTCAATGTCAAAACACATGTCAATGTCTTTCTccttatatgtatatattagggcgtatatatatatgtatatatatatatatgtaaatatatatatgtgtaaatatatatatatatatatatacacactaagagtatgtatacatatacatactcTGAGTGGTCAGTGACTTGAAGCCactttgtttgtgtccatgtggtttagtcaaatgtAGCTCAGCTCTCAGCTGTGTCCAGGTATTGGGTAATACAGGTAGACAAATACCCATGTAACCACTCAGGGATCTAGAATAGGGAGCTAGGCGGAGTCATATATTTATGGGTagatacatatgtgtatataccACTTTGCATGTCACAGGAGTGCTGATGCTTTGCcagatttttgttttgcttgGGATCTGACATATAAATATAGTTAAGCAAAggtaaaatgaaaagagataTTTAATCGAGATATTAAAGTCAAGTGAGTTCAAATAAGGTACATGTTCTTATGCAACTTCTTCAGTCAATTTAATGATATGTTTTCAGATTCATTATAGTTTTGTGTGCTTCTGTGAACTTTCACTTAAATGATTTCCTGCTTCTACATTCACACAGAGACTGAGGAGCAACAAAAAGATGAAACCGAACACCAGCTTTTGGTAGAAAACAAGAAGGAGGAGCTAAAAGCCAAACTGGATGAAGAGTtccaaaagaataaaaaagaggagacagaCTTGGAGCAGGTGGTTAACACATTGACAGAATATAGGAAGGAACTGCAGAACCAGAAAGATCAACTCAAACATCAacacagtgagacagaaagaaaatgtgttgaaattgAGAAGAAGCTTCAGTCagtgaaagaagaaacagaaagtgaCATAGTGGAGGGATTCTTAAAACTGAAAGAAATCATAATGGAGGTAAAAAATAGTCTGCatcagagaaaagcagaaagtgagaaactAGCACAGAACTCATCTGAGCTAATGAACAATACAAATACTGTGTTTGACaaagtgacagacaggaagacgACAGTAGagaacaacatgaagaaaatcagagaacagcagcaggagataaGAATTAGAGAACAGACAGCAAACTCGATTAATCAAGATCAGATGGATCACAATGACAACTGAATCtaactttttaattattaatgttttcagaGTTTTGCTTTAAAGAccagtgaattcagacattttcttcgaATCACATTAAAtaagtcataaatgtatttctaaataatgtgtaaaaagcatttcaaccatttagatttgaattgtggagcgcacactactacagtctacagt contains:
- the LOC134006297 gene encoding butyrophilin subfamily 1 member A1-like, with protein sequence MVCLKDGLILKSQLSHTVILLLLTNSCRGQSQEVGPSHQIVAFLGDDIILPCKPEPAVDSVSNSLEWGRRDLDPRFVHVRYNGGDILDGQNPSYKGRTSMPIEKLKHGDLSLTLSDVKFSDNGTYRCYIPSEGTQSTVQLVVGSVSSPVIAEININTSAVVLQCESKGWYPEPDVLWLDSEGNLLSAGPTETVRGPDGLYTVSSRVTVEKRHSNRIICRVQQNNINQTRETHIDISADCLMIPSSFAARIIIVLTACLIWSLPSVFVVWKCYKTETEEQQKDETEHQLLVENKKEELKAKLDEEFQKNKKEETDLEQVVNTLTEYRKELQNQKDQLKHQHSETERKCVEIEKKLQSVKEETESDIVEGFLKLKEIIMEVKNSLHQRKAESEKLAQNSSELMNNTNTVFDKVTDRKTTVENNMKKIREQQQEIRIREQTANSINQDQMDHNDN